Genomic DNA from Methanothermobacter thermautotrophicus:
AGAGGCAGGGGACCCCAGGAAGGGACTTAACAGGCCTCAAATTCGCAAAAAGGTCCAGCTCACGCCTTAAAGTTATTATGGCGCTCTTCTGTCCTGGTACAGTTGTCACAGCACCGAATAGGGTTGCATCAGCCTTCCTTACGAGCTTCAGGGTTTCCTCTGGGAGCGTGTCACCGCAGCGCCTGAAGCACTCATTACCGGCCTCTGCATGTGTGAATTCAAATTCCATGTCAAGGGCGTCAAGGATGTGGAGGGCTGCCTCCATTACCTCCACGCCGATCCCATCACCTGGTATAACCGTTATCCTGTACATGTAAACGCCTCTTAAATTGGTCTCCTGAATGATGTTTATGAGATAATATTTTAAGGATCTGATGATAGAAATAGTTTAGAGTTTGGGGGGGGGGGTTTTTGATGTGGTTCTGTTGTGATGATGGAAATAGGCTGGAGGCCGGGATTTATGCTGCTTCATCTTAACCTTCTCAGTATCTTTGATTCCCTGAGGAATGATCAGAGCGCCCTCAGGCACTACAAGAAGAAACTCCATGAATACCAGGAGCACGAGGCAGAGGTCCTCATAGATATCGGTGTCATCTACCTTGACCGTGGAGAAATTGAAAGGGCTGTTAAGAACTTTGAGGAGGCCCTTGAGACCTACAGGAAACTTAAATTCCCTGAGGGAGTTGCCTATACCTCAGAACTTTTAGGTGATTCCTTAATGGCTCTGAGGGAATTTGATAATGCAATGGAACACTATTCAGAGGCCCTCTCCATATACTCTGACCTGAACCCACCCCTTGCAGAGGAACTCAGGGAGAAGATCTATGAGGCTGGTAAGATAAGGGAGACGCTTGTTCCTCAGGACCCCCCTGAACCGGAATCAGTTGAGGAAACATCAGAGAACCATGGACTGGACTCAGAGACTCTAGCGCTCTTCAGGTTTTCAGACAGATTACTGGAGTTCATTGAAGGCTTTGAAGATTATGCAGTCTGCTGGGAGAATCGTGACATTGAAGCCCTGGAGGAAAGCCTTAAATCAGCGACTGTTATACGTGACAGGCCCACGGAGGGCCTCATTAACCTCCTCATCGGAAGGTATCATCTGGAGGAGGGTGAGATCTACGATGCACTAAAGTTCATTAAGAGAGCCACAAGGATCTTCAGGGACGCCGGGGACTCCAGGGGTGCTGCAGTGGCCCTGGTGATGATGGGGGTTATCCTGTTCATCATGGATGAGCGGGAAAACCTTTACACTGTATTCAAGGAGGCCCTTGAGATATTCAGGGCCCTTGAAATGGGGGAAGCTGAATCGGTGACCATGAAGATAATAAACACCCTCAGCAGGATGTAATTCTGAGCGTCTCCTGAGCGTTTCTTTATATTCAGTGGTTTTTTCCCTGTTAAAGTGCTATGCAATATCCTTGGCGTTATGTCCTCAGATCCGCGATAACCATATCTACCTTTCTGAACATAATATATAGAGGTGATATTATGCAGAGAAGAGAAAACATTGAGAGGCTCATTGAGCAGTTAAGGGAAGGCGATGAACTTATGAGGGTTCAGATCGTTGAGCTTCTATCTGAGATGGGGGAAGCCGCTGTTGAACAGCTCATTGAGGCCCTTGATGACAGTGACAAGTCTGTTAGGAGGGGTGCTGCAGCGGCCCTGGGTAACATTGGAGACCCCAGAGCAGTCAAACCCCTCATAAGGGCAATGGCCGATGAGAACAAGTGGGTCAGGAGGGATGTTTCAACCGCCCTATCAAAGATGGGCGAGGAGGCCTTTGAGCCCCTCCTTGAGAGTCTCTCAAATGATGACTGGAGGATAAGGGGCGCCGCCGCATGGATCATAGGGAACTTCCAGGATGAAAGGGCGGTTGAACCCCTAATAAAGCTCCTCGAGGATGACAGTGGATTTGTACGTAGTGGAGCTGCCCGTTCACTGGAGCAGATCGGCGGTGAAAGGGTCAGGGCTGCAATGGAGAAACTTGCAGAGACAGGGACAGGGTTTGCAAGGAAGGTGGCCATTAACTACCTTGAAACCCACTAGGAGGAACCCCCTTGAAGGTAAGTATAATTGGGTCAACGGGACGTGTTGGAAGGGCAACAGCCCTCTGTCTTGCAGAGGAGGAGGCTGTGAAGACCCTGCACCTCATATCAAGGAAGGAGAGTGTTGAACAGAACGTCGGTGAGGTCCTTGATATGAGTGATGCCCTGGCAGCCAAGGGCGTTTCAGTCAGGCTGGAGAACTCAGCAGATATTGAAAACGTCCACGGGTCAAAGATAGTCGTGATCACTGCGGGTGTTCCCAGGACAGCGGATATGGACAGGGACGACCTTGCCTTTGAGAACGGTAGGATAGTTGCAGAGTATGCAAGGCAGATCGCAAGATTCGCCCCGGATTCAATTATACTTGTTGTAACAAACCCTGTGGATGTGATGACATATGTTGCCCTCAGGTATTCAGGGTTTCACCCAAGCAGGGTCTTCGGCCTCGGAAACCATCTTGACTCCCTGAGGCTGAAGAACTACATGGCAAGGCATTTCAATGTCCACGTGAGTGAGGTCCACACAAGGGTTATAGGTCAGCACGGTCCCTACATGGTCCCACTCATAAGTTCAACCTCCATAGGGGGCATACCCATAGAGCACTATGCCCGTAGGGACTACTTCTCAGGTTACAAGAAGTTTGACCTCAAGAAGACCATAGACAAGGTCATCAATGCAGGGAGCAACATCATAAGCAGGAAGGGGGCCACCGAGTATGGACCTGCCTTTGCAATATCCAATATAGTCACCACAATCCTGAATGATGAACGCAGAATACTAACGGTTTCAACCCTTATGGAGGGCGAAATCGATGGTATAAGGGATGTTTGCCTCGGCGTGCCTGTTAAACTGGGTAAAAACGGTATTGAGGGTGTTGTACCTGTCCTTATGGATCGTGATGAGCGGGAGGCCTTCAGGGAAGCTGCTAACCATGTTAGAAACTCCACCAGGAGGGTTATGGAGTTCCTTGAAGGGGAACTTCCACTATAGCTCACCAGTGCTTATGGGGGCATGGCTATCAGGGCCGGGGATTTCATGCGCCTCCAGTTCATCATGTACTTCCTTCATCTTTCAGCACCCTCATGGAAACCTTTATATACTTGTTCAATTAGAAGTTAATTCAAGACATTATTTCTGAACATTGTACACCTGATTTTCTGCAGGGTTCAGGGTTCAGAAGCAACCGGCAGACATCTTCCGGTATGTTTATATGGTTCCAGCATGAAAAAGTTAACCGAAAAATTCTCAAAGGAGACAGCATGATAAGGATAGGTATTCTTGATCTTCAGGGAGATGTATCTGAACACCTCGACATGACCAGAAGGACAGTTGAAAAGATGGGCATAGATGCAGAGGTTGTGAGGGTCAGGACAGCAGATGAAGCCTCCTCAGTGGATGCAATAATAATATCCGGCGGTGAGAGCACGGTAATCGGCAGACTGATGGAGGAGACAGGGATAAAGGACGTCATAGTCCAAGAAAGGAAACCCGTGATGGGTACATGTGCCGGAATGGTGCTCCTTGCAGATGAAACAGATTACCAACAGCCCCTTCTGGGACTCATTGACATGAAGGTTAAGAGAAACGCCTTTGGAAGACAGAGAGACTCCTTTGAAGATGAAATCGATATACTTGGAAGGAAATTTCATGGAATATTCATAAGGGCGCCAGCCGTCCTTGAAGTGGGAGAGGGAGTTGAGGTTCTCTCAGAGCTTGATGACATGATAATCGCAGTAAAGGACGGCTGCAACCTCGCACTGGCCTTCCACCCTGAACTCGGAGAGGACACATGGCTCCATGAATACTTTATAAAGGAGGTATTGAATTGTGTGGAATAGCGGGAGTGGTCTACAAGGATGGTAAACTGCACTCAGCAGGGGCAGACATGACAAGGATGCTCCATGCACTGCAGCACAGGGGACCCGACTCAGCGGGATTCGCCATATATGGAGGTCTTGGTCTTGATGAAAACGAGTACCTCCTTAACATAGAGGTTAAGGATAAACCAGGACTTCTTGACATGGTTAAGGAAAAAGTTGAACTGGTAAGCCCCATAGGGTCAGATGAGGTCATACCCTCAGTTGAGAACCACATAATCTACCGGTGCAGGATAACCCTGGAATCATTCTCACAGCTCAAACCACTCATAATGGATATAGACAGCCTGGAGGACGTTATAGTACTGAACGGTAGTCACTCATTTGAGATGATAAAGGATGTGGGTTCGGTTCTTGAGATAGCGGACCGCTACGACACCTGGTCAAAGAAGGGCACCCACGCCATAGGCCACACAAGGTTCTCAACAGAGAGCATAGTGGACAGGTACCATGCCCACCCCTTCCAGAGCTACATCATCCCTGACATAACAGTCGTACACAACGGCCAGATAACAAACTACTGGAAGATAAGGGATCCACTGGAGCGCAAGGGCCACATATTCGAGACAAACAACGACACAGAGTGCATAGTCCACTACGTCGCAGATAAACTGGCCTCAGGATACAGCCTCGAGGAGGCCCTCGAGCAGTCTGTAAGGGACATGGACGGTCCCTTCTCATACATAGTGGGAACACCCCAGGGTGTGGGGATAGCCAAGGATCAGCTCGGACTGAGGCCCGGGGTGATGGCAGAAAACGATGAGGTCTTCGCAGTCGCATCAGAGGAGGTCTCCCTCAGGGAGGTCATGGACACAAGCGAGGTTGAACAGATATCCCCCGGAGAGGTAAGGGTCTACGAGATATGAGGGTGATACCATGAGGGAAGCAATAATTGATGCAGGATCAAAAACCCCGAGGGAGGTTAACAGGGCAATAAAATCCCTCGCAGCCGACAACGACAGGATAATCGTTAAAAACCCCAACGCAATGCACTACATAGGCGCAGGCCTTACCGGGGACGTTGAACTCATAATCGACGGGTCAGCAGGATACTTCGCAGCCACCATGATCCACGGCCCCAGGGTAAGGATAAATGGTAACACAGGCTGGTTCCCTGCAGACAACATGACAGAGGGCGAAGTGGTAGTGGAGGGCTCAGCAGGTGACGGTGTGGGCCAGGGAATCTACGGGGGAACCGTTGTTGTTAAAAAAAGCGCCGGTTCAAGGACAGGCGAGATAATGAAAAATGGGACCATAATCATAGGTGGAAATTCAGGTTTCATGACAGGCCTCTTCATGATGGGTGGCCGCATAATAGTACTCGGAGACCTTGCAGAGGATGCAGGTGAGTCCATCATAAGGGGAACCATCTATGTAAGGGGCGAAATAAAGAGCCTCGGAAAGAACGCCAAGGTTGAGGATATAAACCCGGAGGATGAGGAGGAACTGAGGGAAACACTCACCAGTTACGGATTTAACCTTGAGGATGAAGACTACAAGGCCTTCAGGAAGATCGTCCCAAGGAGTAAAAGACCATTTTATGGTGAAGAATCGGAGGAAGGATAATGACCAGAACCTACGCAATGGTTGGAACACCCTGCCAGATAACAGCAGCCACACTCATGGACAGATACACAGGGGACTTTCCGGTTGAACTCAAACTCGGACTCTTCTGCATGGAAAACTTCTCCTACACATACCTCAAAAAACTCGCCGAGGAGGAGGGTATTGACCTTGCAGATGTATCAGAGTTCAGGATAGAAAAGGGCCGGCTCTGGTTCCACCTTAACGATGGAAGCAAAATTTCAGTCCCCCTTGAAAGGGCGAGATCCGCCATGAGGAAGAACTGCACAGTGTGCATGGACTTCACATCAGAACAGTCCGACATATCCATAGGGTCAGTGGGATCACCTGAGGGATGGTCAACCATAATAATAAGGACAGAGAAGGGACATGAACTCATTGAAAAGGCCAGAAAGGCAGGATACATTGAAACAAAACCCTTAACAGAACGGGGAATCAGGATACTTGAGAAACTTGCATCAGGTAAGAAGGAAGAGAACCTCCAGGAGATAAAAAGAAGGGAATCCGTTGCAAGGCCGGTCCTCTACTGGAGGGTGATGCCGGATGAGGAATACCTGGAGGAGGTAACTGACTACCAGTTCGATGATCTGAGATCTGATGTTATAGATGTCGGTGCCTGCGTCCTCTGCGGTGCCTGCGTGGCCTCATGCCCGGAGAACATAGTCAGTATAAAGGACAGAAAACCAGAGGTTCATGGTGAGTGCCCGGAGGGCTGCAATGCCTGCTATGTGGCATGCCCCAGAACCTACGTACCCGACAGCATAATAGGCCATGACTCAGCATCCACACCCCTTGGTGAATACATTGAGTTCCTCTCTGCGAGGGCCCCAATGTTCAGGGGCCAGGATGGGGGTGTTGTAACAGCCCTCCTCACCTACGCCCTCAGGGAGGGAATCATTGAAGGGGCCCTGGTTGTTGACAGGGACCACGAAAAGCCATGGAAACCTTTACCTGTACTGGCAGAGGAGCCCCAGGACATTGTGAAGGCCGCGGGAACCAAATACTCAGCATGTCCATTACTGAAAATTTTAAAGGAATAAGAGGGGTTAAAAATGCCTTTTAAGGTCGAAAGAAAGGAAGAGGTATGTAAGAGGAACTTTGATCGTCCCGGCTGCTGCTGGTACATGTGCGATAACAGGGACGAGTCACTCTGCGCAAACTGCTACTCATGCTACAACAACTGTCCGCATGACGTATACGAGATAATAAACGGGGAACCCGTACCAATAAGGCATGAAAACTGCGTCGGGTGCCGCATATGTGAGGAGATGTGCCCCAACAATGCAATAGAGGTTAACGCTGTTCCAGAAGATCGCAGGAACGTGTGGTCATTTGCTGATCTGCTTGAAATAGAGAGAAAATCAAGGGAGGGCAGCTACAAGGTCAGGGGCTGCGGTGCAGTCAGAAGGATACCCACCTTCGATGACCTTGTCATCATCCCGGCCCAGGTATCCAGGCCACCCATAGACAAGTACAGGGAGCCCTGCAACACCAGGGTCGTGATAGGTGACAGGTACGCCGAGAACCCCCTTGAACTTGACACACCCATCATGATAGCCGCCATGTCCTTCGGCGCCCTCAGTAAGGAGGCCAAGATAGCCCTAGCCATGGGCGCCACCCTCGCAGGAACAGCCACCAACACGGGTGAAGGTGGAATGCTCCCTGAGGAGCGCAGATACGCCTCCAAGCTCATCGCACAGTACGCATCAGGCCGCTTCGGCGTATCAGCAGAGTACCTCAACAACTCAGAGGCCATCGAGATAAAGATAGGCCAGGGTGCCAAGTCAGGTATGGGTGGACATCTGCTGGCAGAGAAGGTCACAGCAGAGGTCTCAAGGATAAGGATGATACCTGAGGGCACCGATGCACTGAGCCCTGCCAGGCACATGGACATAGTGGGTCCCGAGGATCTGAGCATGAAGATATCACAGCTGCGTGAGATAACAGACTGGAAGGTCCCCATAATGGTCAAGTTCACCTCTGGAAGGGTTGCAGATGATGTGAAGATAGCTGCAAAGGCAGGCGCAGACGCCGTAGTTGTGGATGGTATGCAGGGCGGTACAGGGGCCGGCCCCGATGTTGTAACCGAGCACTCAGGTATACCCACAATCGCAGCCATAGTGGAGGCAGATGAGGCACTCAAGGAGGTCAACCTCCGTGATGAGGTGAGCCTCATCGCTGCTGGTGGTATAAGGAGCGGGGCCGATGTTGCAAAGGCCATAGCCCTCGGTGCAGATGCAGTGTATATAGGTACAGCAGCCCTTGTGTCAATCGGCTGCCGTGTCTGCCAGATGTGCTACACAGGCACCTGCAGGAAGGGCATCGCAACCCAGGACCCACGCCTCAGGAAGCGCCTCGACTATGTGGAGGCAGGTAAGAACGTTGCAAGGTACATAGAGGCGATGACAGAGGAGGTCTGCATGCTCACACAGCAGGCAGGTAACACAGATGTGAGCAAACTTGAAAAGGATGACCTCAGGGCCCTTACAGTTGAAGCATCTGCACTCACAGGGGTTAAACTGGCGGGTATGGAGTCACCAGCCAGGTTCTAATCCCCTAAAACCTTTTTTGATTCTTTTATTTCAGGATAAAGCAGATTCGGACAATTTTATTTTCTGTTTTTAAATTTTTTCATTTCATTCGCTCTGAAAATTATTTAAATGACCCACCCTATAGTAATAACCAGTTTTTTCTGGAGGGAAAAAATTTGAATGAGTACAATGACAGGTCACTTCGGTTGTATGTTCTTATAGCGGCAACACTTTCATCATTCCTCACACCCTTCATGGGTTCATCAATCAATGTGGCGCTTCCTGTGATAGCGCTGCAGTTTAAAATCGATGCAATACTCCAGACATGGATACCCACGGCATTCCTCCTGGCAGCAGCCATATTCGCGGTCCCCTTCGGGAGGCTCTCTGAGATATACGGGATGAAGAGGGTCTTCGTCTATGGTAACATCATCTTCACAGTCTCAGCGATTTTATCAGCATTCTCACCCTCAGCCATGGCACTAATCGTGTTCCGGGCAATACAGGGGGTTGGTTCTGCCATGATATTCGTAACAGGCCTTGCCATACTCACAAGGGTATTCCCCCCATATGAGCGGGGTAAGGCCATAGGTATAAACACGGCAGCAGTCTACATTGGCCTCTCAATGGGGCCGGTCCTCGGAGGATTCCTCACAAGGTTCCTGGGATGGCAGAGCATATTCCTCTTCACAGTACCTGTAACACTCATCGTCCTGGCGGTGAGTCTACTTAAAATTGATGGTGAATGGGCTGATGCCGCAAATGAAACCTTTGATATTCCAGGCTCCATATCCTACTGCATATTCCTCTTTTTGCTCATGTATGGATTCTCAGCCCTCCCGGATATCCTGGGGGCCATCATGATACTCCTGAGCATAGGGGCCTTCGCTGTTTTCCTCAAAATGGAGCTCTCATCACCCAGCCCGGTTTTCAATGTGAGGCTTTTCAGGAACCTCAGGTTCAGCTTCTCAAGCCTGGCAGCCCTCATAAATTACAGTGCAACCTTTGCAGTATCCCTCCTCCTGAGCTACCATCTCCAGTATATCAAGGGCCTTGATCCAGGATCAAGCGGCCTCATACTGGTGACACAGCCCATCGTCATGGCCCTGGTGGCGCCAGTGGCGGGCAGGGCCTCTGACAGGTTCAACCCCCAGACACTCGCAGGCATCGGCATGGCCATAACAGCACTGGCGCTCCTCAGCCTCAGCATCCTTGATAGAACCACGCCGGTTCCAATGATAATAGTCTCTCTCCTTGTCCTTGGTCTGGGCTTCGGGTTTTTCTCGTCACCCAACACCAATGCAATAATGGGCTCCGTTGAGAGGAAGGACTATGGTATTGCATCGGCCACCGTCAGTTCCATGAGGCTCATAGGCCAGGCCTTCAGTATAGGTATAGTGACACTTATCTTCGCATTCCTCATAGGAAGGGTCCCAATCTCCCCTGCAAATTATGACCTCCTCATGGAGAGCACAAGGATATGTTTCCTCATATTCGGTGTGCTGTGCTTTGCGGGGGTCTTCGCTGCAACTGCCCACAGAAACGATGGTTAATGGATTCTTTCATCATACCAACTAGAGGGGAATCCCTTCTATTTGATGGATCTGTGAATGGTCGGAAGTTTCTGAGATTGTTTTAATTAAATCTCTCTTTTCAGAACTTTCAGAACTGATTTATCTCTTCCTTCGATTCTTATCCTTTTTCATAGCAGTTTTATTGGACAATCCTGTAGAGAAAGCTTCCTTTCTTGTGACGATCTCTGGTTTAGCACAGAATTACATATCTGGTTGTATCAACATATCACATAGTGGGAGCATAATCCATGCTAATGACGGTGTTAGAGATGAAGAGGATAAAGGTGCTCAGGAATGGCCCCTACCTTGTTGAGGGCTCAGTACCCCTCTATGAAGAGGTTATCGTAACCGACGAGGAGGGCCACACGAGGGAATTCGTTGAGAGGAGACAGTTCCCACTTAGGGAGAGGTATGTGCTCTGCCGCTGCGGAGCATCAGGGGATAAGCCCTACTGTGACGGTACACACAGCAGCATAGGGTTTGAGGGGACCGAGACAGCATCACTGAAACCCTACATTGAGAGGGCGAGGGTCTTCAGGGCAGGTGACCTTGAACTCACTGACGTACCCGAGTTATGCGACCATTCAAGGTTCTGCCTCAGGGCCGGAGGTATAAGGGAACTCCTGAGGAGGGGTGACAGGGAGAGCATACAGACAGCCATAGAGGAGGCCATGATCTGCCCATCCGGCAGGCTGGTCCTATGGGACAGAAAAACAGGTAAACCCTATGAGAGGGACTATGAGAAATCCATAGTGGTCATCCACGATAAACAGAAGAAGTGTGAGGGCCCACTCTGGGTTAGGGGAGGTATACCCATAGAATCTGCTGATGGAAGAGAGTATGAGGTTAGAAACAGGGTTACCCTCTGCCGCTGCGGTTTATCTGATAACAAACCCTTCTGTGATGGAAGTCACTGGATGACTGCAGAGGAGAAACTCGAATTTAAAAGAAAGTGGGGGATTGAATAGTTACTCCACTCCTTTTTTTCTCTTCATCCACAGGGCCCCCATCACAATGCCCATGGTAACCCCTATGAGGGCGCCCGATGAGAAGGGTGTCAGGAAGTCTGTGCCCTCCTCCTCAGGGTTAACGGAGTTCAGCTCAAGGAGCTTATCCCTTATTGATGCCTCCTCAGGGCTGCAGTACATCACCCTGTATCCGATCTCTGGGTGGGCCTTAAGGAAGGCGCTCACGGTGTCCTGGTAGGCAACTGCAAGTATCTTCTTGTTGGGGTTTCCAAGGGCATGCTCCAGTTCGTGTTCAACATCAGCTGGGCTCTGGAAACGGTATACCGTGACGTTGACCCCCAGATCATCTGCAACAGATCTTGCGAGTTTGCCCGTTGAATTATCAGCTATTACAATGAAGGACTCAGGGGTTATCTCCATCCCGTGGGCAGCCACTCCGCCCATTAGGAGAAATACTATTAGAAATGCGAACTCAGGTCTCATCTAAACCCTCTCCATACTGATTAACTCTGGCTTCATCCTCTCAAGGAAGGATACGATGAATATATTGGCAGCACCCTCTATGACCCCCACGAAGATGTAGAAGGGTATCAGTGTCGCCATAAGCATCTCAGGACCCGCAACACCCGCTGCAAGGAGTATCATGATGTGGAACACCGTGGCGACCATTATACCCATGAAGGTGGCGGTGAAGACCGCCAGGCTCCGATCAAGTTCCCTCACCACACTGTAGACGGCGTAGGTACCGACACCGAGGCCTATACCCATTGTGAGTATATTGGCACCCATACTTGTCAGGCCACCCATACCCAGTATGAAGAACTGGATTACCAGGCAGAGTGTTGCAACGATGACTGCTGTGAGGGGCCCCAGCAGTATGGCTGCGAGGGGTATGAGGAAGAAGTGCACCGGCACACCGAAGGGTGACGGTACAGATATTGAGGATACAGCCGCTGCAGCCGCAGCAAAAAGGCCTGTCCCAACGATTCGCCTTTCCTTCTGGGGTCTTTTTGAGAATATGTAGAAGAATATTCCAATGTTTATGAGGGCCACAGCCCAGTAGACTGCGCACTGCCATAATGGTATGATTCCGTCAGGTATATGCACTTATACAGCCTCCATGGTTAATTAGGATAAATCACTGCCTTGGAAATCTTAACGCGGTCAAACCGAAAACCAGGGATAGCCCAGCCAGTGCAGGGATGAACCCGTACCCTGAGTTTCCGTGTTTCTCCTTCACGCTCATGTTCCCTGCGGGGGTACTTTCATTTCCGCCCTGTCCCTGAATATCGGTTTTATTCTGTGCTGAAACGTCAGCTGCTTTTCCCTGAGCTGAACCTGTTTCCCCACCTCCACTGTGGGATTTACTGGCCTTTGTCCCTGAACTGGTGCTGCTCCT
This window encodes:
- a CDS encoding energy-coupling factor ABC transporter permease, with amino-acid sequence MHIPDGIIPLWQCAVYWAVALINIGIFFYIFSKRPQKERRIVGTGLFAAAAAAVSSISVPSPFGVPVHFFLIPLAAILLGPLTAVIVATLCLVIQFFILGMGGLTSMGANILTMGIGLGVGTYAVYSVVRELDRSLAVFTATFMGIMVATVFHIMILLAAGVAGPEMLMATLIPFYIFVGVIEGAANIFIVSFLERMKPELISMERV